The sequence below is a genomic window from bacterium.
AATTGCATTCCGCTGCGGCAAGGCAATGGCTTGCAACCCGCTCTCCGGATCGTTCCGCCCCGTACGCTTACATTTACCACGTTTTCCGCGCCATGCAGCATGCATGGGATGGGGGCGACTTAGAGGCGCTGAGTAAGAGTCACGAAGAGCATTCGTCGTGGTGCCTGGATCAAGCCAACCCAGAGTGGCGGTCGGAAAAGAGGTTTTGTCCCGCTGCACATGCGAAGTTCCGTCAGGGTCTGACGGAGATCGAGAGGCTCGAGCGCAACAACTGGGATCTCGGAGGGAATGATTTGAATCGCGCGGCAGAGGAAAAGATCGTAAAGATCTTTGAGGAGGGGGACTGGCTGCTCAGCCATCTGACCGGAGGGATAGCCGTTAGTTCGTAACCGAGGCTCTAATAGAGGGGACTACAACATGAACGCGATCACGAATTTTGCGCAGTTTCACCAGGCCCTGACCGGGATTGCGAACCACCAGTTGATCGGCGTGGTGCCGACCGATATTGTGAACGGCAGCATAGTCTTTACCTCTATAGACGACATGCAGGTCGGCGCAAAATCTCTGCTGAATATCGACTTCAAGAAGGGTGATCAGCCGGAGTGGGACGTAAACTCCATCGCCCAACAGCTCGATGATGAGGAACTGGCCGATGACGTCGGGATGCTGAGGAGCATGCTGAATCTCAAGGCGGCCGATTTGTTGCCGGTCGACACCTTCTATACAGGGCAGGCGGCGTCGGAGCTCGCGGTCAGACGCGAGCTCATTGCATCCCAGTTGCTCAGTTCGTTCCATGCCCCGGATGGAGTCGCCCCCATGAGCGGCGCGCCAAGGGAGTTCTCGGGGCTTACAGTACGCTTGTTGGCGGAGAGGCTGGCGAGGCTCTCGTTTCTGCACGGCGGCGGCTACGGTTACGCCGATCTTGCGAAGTCGATCCTGACGAGGGCGCATCTGCAGAGGCATAATGCCTCGGTTTTTGAATCTCAGCCCGGAACTGCGGTTGATCCTGCCGACTCCTTTTTTACTGCCGGGGTTCTCTTCGCGAATATGGGCATACCGTGGTCCCTGGACATGGCGGAGTTTTCTTTTGCGGCTGCCGCCCAGGAGTTCCTTGGGTTCAAAGCCCCGCGTGATGTCGCCGCTGCGGTCACATACGGGCTTGCTGCGGACATGCGCGACAGGCGGGCAGGTGGTCTTGAGCAATACAATCCTATGCGTTCCGCAGAGGCGAGCCAGTGGCTCAAATCCATAAGCTACGATGGAGGGAAGCCTATCCTGAGGCTTTTTATGGGTCTTTCGAGCGCGCTTCGGGCCGGCAGGATGGACCTCTACAGCGAGCTTGCCAGCATACAGGGCGACGTCGCGTTTTATTACGAGCGCAGGCTCGAGCTTGCCGGTTCCATGGTGCGGGAGGCGCTGGGCCTCTCCAAAGAGGGTGGCCCAAGGTTTGACGAGATTGGGGATACTGCTGAATTGAACGTCATCATGGGAAATCTGGCGGAAGCGGCCGGGATATTCAAGGAGTTGGGCGAGGCGGAGTTGTCCGATGATGTCACTTCACTGGTGTCGGCAGGAGCCGATTTTATTGGCGGATCTTCCCCTGCATAGGCACGAATTCGGTGGGTGAGAGGCGGGCCTTCTGCTTGAACTCTCCTCCTGTCTTCTCGTAGAGTATAAGCTCCTGGAATTTTTCAGTGCCGCCCATGGGCAGGACCAGCCTTCCGCCCTCGGCGAGCTGCTCGACGAGCGGCTTGGGCATCTCGTCCGGGCTGCAGGTTAGCACAATCGCGTCGAAAGGCGCGTGCTCAGGCCAGCCCACAAACCCGTCGCCTGTTTTTATCTCGATATTCTTGTACCCGAGTCTTGCGATGTGGGCGCGCGCCATGTCCGCGATCTCGGGCACGATCTCTATCGTGTAGACCTCTTTCGCGATCTTTGACATCAGCGAGGCCAGGTAGCCTGAGCCCGTGCCGACCTCCAGCACCTTCTCGCCGGGCTGAATGTCGAGCGCGAGGATCATGAGCGCGTTCTCGTAGGGCCGGTCGAGCGACTGCTCGTATCCTATCGGTGCCTCGTTGTCCTCGTATGCGCGATCCTTGTACTTATCGGTCACGAACTCCTCGCGCGGCACTGACATGAAGGCATTCACGATCGAGCGATCCTGTATGCCTCGCTGCTCGATCTGCTTGCGCACCATGTCCTTGCGCTGCTCCTCGAAGGATTCGGGTTTGCGCGAACACGCCGAGACGGCGAGCGCCGCAGCAAGCGACAACAGGACGATCTTTTTCATT
It includes:
- a CDS encoding protein-L-isoaspartate(D-aspartate) O-methyltransferase, producing MKKIVLLSLAAALAVSACSRKPESFEEQRKDMVRKQIEQRGIQDRSIVNAFMSVPREEFVTDKYKDRAYEDNEAPIGYEQSLDRPYENALMILALDIQPGEKVLEVGTGSGYLASLMSKIAKEVYTIEIVPEIADMARAHIARLGYKNIEIKTGDGFVGWPEHAPFDAIVLTCSPDEMPKPLVEQLAEGGRLVLPMGGTEKFQELILYEKTGGEFKQKARLSPTEFVPMQGKIRQ